A DNA window from Palaemon carinicauda isolate YSFRI2023 chromosome 39, ASM3689809v2, whole genome shotgun sequence contains the following coding sequences:
- the LOC137631212 gene encoding uncharacterized protein — protein MASAALNAGLLEALVVSRGASSQNAGDSNPHPGSPISTGEESTPNHHSYLHAHFQGVASHFSSDIDAHDVSTSGGDVTTEDDEGSLNDQLSNYYRSLGEEPPLSASSKKRRKQSKPLRLPTPQGEPGDTQEPAATKQDEAQFDSEMSNPSAEGDENITCQHCNLEVPTEDSLRRHIFEEHIGQFLNDDVARQQQQQQQQQQQQQQQQQQHQRQQQHMKHELEPGEQRIREIEGTPLNLSSPKWDDRPSSRHHGGFSPPTTVPMPPSFNDVKLTLPNLLPLGPPPFLLPFIHPEHERYHGIYHSHQNSSPSSSSGQQNRIFNQEAYCELCHKEFCNKYFLKTHKANKHGIYSPEVSSSPTGIPSGHSTPLGPSVPLNSPLGPSISTANITGSPYAGAFITANMNTLPLRPLLPTQHSSNKMMTPNKDPNASNKTGGVINLEAYCELCQKEFCNKYFLKRHKAKIHGISIDVVIKPKNHGQIPPRVAPDRPEGWCDACRRDIGGRVALNAHKLQAHGPHIVAPLPSPQNTSPQAARNPRTPTPKESRKDFPDHRELRDYFSPWDVIKGPRETSRESWDGEITREMREAKEGLVRSPWDRPLGSPWDNARETPKNDPHRESAKENSSDLVNRQDFHRNDSWNNQDNQRGDHHDKHGGRGRLPSIGNVSDNNEFPLDTNDMQAIREQHHRDWEIRQKTLEHQRERERQFIKLEEDRELQIREREQQEREDHQREQAHLQWERERERELMMLREQQLEMEMLEREKRERALAERETQAEIKHLHQVEIKRENQESDSVQHATEKQSEKVIQENHIETERISTEQESLEEGQINIPNKETTNHEKSPDNRGVNEDQEKFLERSERSTEGEEGNRHKDSRNEGCDVRPIGQEGGSYENREEPMDGREINRDPSREGPRTPGSSSADDNSRDTGIIARVGQPAMVQAPPGTKFTPEQLRQLGVINPDAFCELCCKEFCNKYFLRTHRIKKHGIYTPEFSDRSKAQLKDNSHLNLARLLERQAFDLRPALPDIEGDLECELCRRPFPSPYLLQMHKYYFHGPGQEAVKHEQLALHPQPSPHEQLRQLALHAQQQARQQQHHQQQQQHKAKMQEQQRRLQEHHEKLQYQREEEKDQMLFEQEKRISEITTEEGEIERPEEIPRPSVIESAGSGESDASEDLRKLQSMILQLNRQGEMSLRCRLCNKDVGNKYFLRAHMMTEHGILGNEDVSVSTPASEGAQTPKTPCEPNPKSSSPTTPSGENQAFCNLCKKDFFSRYILQQHMLSTHGVFTPPAPPASFMERIRAEVENREDRKPQSTSRSYCEICNKELCNKYFMKTHMLKMHGINLENGVSGGVTCDLCNKELCSKYFLRVHKQNTHGLVEEGREEGEGVDRSEIESCPLCPRLFKNRKWLKTHLTSDHDDIGKEKWREIEATMVPREPAQKRGPSCRICGQCLPDLVSLQLHVIKNHGTHESIMESAQRTAASEEAKAHPLQCSLCPFTTSTPALLVAHAHTHAQGIPSLPGVLGQTIPCPLCSQALPNFEAYQHHLLQHQLQGLLKPLFERETLPSDSNVQGPYEPSLNNSEFVDEQTQPRRHKKRWRCSQCGRKFKSRVLCLTHVHATHNPRARGTWLGRPAVQRRLYKCRKCGAVTRRLTALRQHIREQHRTGPSVPTSHATPTKPKTAGRFVMQPFLLNNESGEDGDGEEGRNDKHTLSECQFVPSLVYLPVARRVQHPLTVSFSLTPA, from the coding sequence ATGGCATCAGCAGCACTGAATGCAGGGCTGCTGGAGGCTTTAGTGGTGTCTCGTGGTGCTTCGTCGCAGAACGCTGGGGATTCTAACCCTCACCCAGGGTCTCCCATCAGTACTGGTGAAGAGTCTACTCCAAACCATCACTCCTACCTCCACGCCCACTTTCAGGGTGTGGCATCGCATTTTAGCAGTGACATTGATGCACACGACGTTTCAACCTCTGGAGGAGACGTTACAACAGAAGACGACGAGGGAAGTCTAAACGATCAGTTGTCCAACTACTACAGATCATTAGGAGAAGAACCGCCGCTCTCAGCGTCATCTAAAAAAAGGCGCAAACAGAGCAAACCCCTTCGCCTTCCCACCCCTCAAGGCGAGCCAGGGGATACACAAGAACCTGCTGCTACTAAGCAAGACGAAGCCCAGTTTGACTCTGAAATGTCAAATCCATCAGCAGAAGGTGATGAAAATATTACATGCCAACACTGTAACTTAGAGGTCCCTACTGAAGACAGCCTCAGGCGTCATATCTTTGAAGAGCATATTGGCCAATTCCTGAATGATGATGTTGCTcgccaacaacaacagcagcagcagcagcagcagcagcaacagcaacagcagcaacaacaccaGCGTCAGCAACAGCACATGAAGCATGAATTGGAACCAGGTGAACAAAGAATTCGTGAGATTGAAGGTACTCCTCTGAATCTCTCTAGTCCTAAGTGGGATGATCGCCCTTCTTCTAGGCATCATGGAGGATTTAGTCCACCAACCACTGTACCTATGCCCCCTTCATTTAATGATGTAAAGCTTACCTTGCCCAATCTTTTGCCATTAGGGCCTCCCCCATTTCTATTACCTTTTATACACCCAGAACATGAACGATATCATGGTATCTATCACTCACATCAGAattcttctccatcttcttctagCGGACAACAAAATCGAATATTCAACCAAGAGGCATATTGTGAACTGTGCCATAAAGAGTTTTGCAACAAATATTTTCTGAAAACTCATAAAGCGAATAAACATGGAATATACTCCCCTGAAGTTAGTAGCTCTCCCACAGGAATTCCTTCTGGGCATTCTACTCCCCTTGGACCCTCAGTTCCCCTCAATTCACCATTAGGTCCAAGCATAAGTACAGCAAATATAACTGGATCACCCTATGCTGGTGCTTTCATAACAGCTAATATGAACACCCTCCCACTTCGTCCCTTATTACCAACACAACATAGCTCAAACAAAATGATGACACCAAATAAAGATCCTAATGCCAGTAATAAGACAGGGGGTGTTATTAACTTAGAAGCTTATTGTGAATTGTGTCAAAAAGAGTTctgtaataaatattttttgaaacGTCACAAGGCAAAAATTCATGGCATTAGCATTGATGTGGTTATCAAGCCAAAAAATCATGGTCAGATTCCTCCCAGAGTAGCTCCAGATCGCCCAGAAGGGTGGTGTGATGCTTGTCGCAGAGACATTGGTGGTCGTGTAGCTCTGAATGCTCATAAACTACAAGCACATGGTCCTCATATTGTCGCACCTCTTCCTTCACCACAAAATACATCTCCTCAGGCAGCAAGGAATCCAAGAACTCCTACACCAAAAGAATCCCGCAAGGACTTTCCAGATCACAGGGAATTACGAGATTACTTCAGCCCCTGGGATGTAATAAAAGGACCTCGTGAAACAAGCAGGGAGTCGTGGGATGGTGAAATTACaagagaaatgagagaagcaaaagAAGGTCTTGTTCGAAGTCCCTGGGATAGGCCTTTAGGTTCACCTTGGGATAATGCTCGAGAAACGCCGAAAAATGATCCCCATAGGGAATCAGCAAAGGAAAATTCTTCAGATCTAGTGAATAGACAAGACTTTCACAGGAATGATTCATGGAATAATCAAGATAATCAGAGAGGCGACCATCATGATAAGCATGGTGGCAGGGGTAGATTACCCTCAATTGGCAATGTTTCTGATAATAATGAATTTCCTCTAGACACAAATGACATGCAGGCAATAAGAGAGCAGCATCATAGGGACTGGGAAATACGACAGAAAACTTTGGAACATCAGCGAGAAAGAGAACGTCAGTTTATAAAACTAGAAGAAGACCGAGAATTACAAATTAGAGAACGAGAGCAGCAGGAAAGAGAAGACCATCAAAGGGAACAGGCACACCtacagtgggagagagagagagaaagggagttaATGATGTTGAGAGAACAACAGTTAGAAATGGAAATGcttgagagagaaaagagagaacgAGCTTTGGCAGAACGTGAAACTCAAGCAGAAATTAAACACTTGCACCAAGTAGAAATTAAGCGTGAGAACCAAGAAAGTGACAGTGTACAACATGCCACTGAAAAACAAAGTGAAAAGGTGATTCAAGAGAATCATATTGAAACAGAAAGAATATCCACAGAACAAGAATCACTAGAAGAAGGACAAATTAACATCCCTAACAAGGAAACTACTAATCACGAGAAATCTCCTGATAATAGGGGAGTAAATGAAGATCAGGAAAAGTTTCTGGAGAGAAGTGAAAGAAGTACTGAAGGAGAAGAAGGCAACAGGCACAAAGATAGCAGAAATGAAGGCTGTGATGTTAGACCTATAGGACAAGAAGGAGGTAGCTACGAAAACCGTGAAGAACCAATGGATGGTCGTGAAATAAACAGGGACCCTAGTAGGGAAGGTCCCAGGACCCCAGGAAGTAGTAGTGCTGATGATAACTCTAGAGATACAGGAATTATTGCAAGAGTAGGGCAACCAGCAATGGTTCAAGCCCCTCCTGGTACTAAATTTACTCCTGAGCAACTTAGGCAGTTAGGCGTTATAAACCCAGATGCCTTCTGTGAACTTTGCTGCAAAGAGTTTTGTAACAAGTATTTTCTTCGTACTCATCGTATTAAAAAACATGGTATATATACACCAGAATTTTCAGACAGGTCCAAGGCTCAACTTAAAgacaattctcatcttaatttagctCGTTTATTAGAACGCCAAGCCTTTGATTTACGGCCTGCCCTCCCAGATATTGAAGGTGATCTGGAGTGTGAACTTTGTCGCAGACCTTTTCCTAGTCCATATCTTTTACAGATGCACAAGTACTATTTCCATGGTCCAGGACAGGAAGCAGTAAAACATGAGCAGCTTGCTCTCCATCCTCAACCATCTCCTCATGAACAACTTCGCCAGTTAGCTTTACATGCCCAACAACAAGCAAGGCAGCAGcagcatcatcaacaacaacaacagcataaaGCTAAGATGCAAGAACAGCAAAGACGTTTGCAAGAACATCATGAAAAACTTCAATAtcaaagagaagaggaaaaagaccaAATGCTTTTTGAACAAGAAAAAAGAATTAGTGAAATAACCACAGAAGAAGGAGAGATAGAAAGACCAGAAGAAATCCCTCGCCCCTCTGTTATTGAATCAGCAGGATCTGGGGAATCAGATGCCAGTGAAGACTTAAGAAAGTTACAGTCCATGATACTTCAACTGAACCGTCAAGGAGAAATGAGCCTGAGGTGTCGACTTTGCAATAAAGATGTTGGAAATAAATACTTCTTGAGAGCTCATATGATGACAGAACATGGCATTCTTGGGAATGAAGATGTTTCTGTATCTACTCCTGCAAGTGAAGGAGCGCAAACTCCTAAAACCCCATGTGAACCCAATCCTAAATCTTCATCCCCAACTACACCATCAGGGGAGAACCAGGCCTTTTGCAATCTCTGTAAAAAGGATTTCTTCTCTCGTTATATATTACAACAACACATGCTAAGTACTCATGGTGTGTTCACACCTCCTGCTCCTCCAGCATCTTTTATGGAAAGAATAAGAGCAGAAGTAGAAAATAGAGAGGATAGAAAACCCCAGTCCACTTCACGCTCATACTGTGAAATATGTAATAAGGAACTTTGCAATAAGTACTTTATGAAAACGCACATGTTAAAAATGCACGGCATCAACTTAGAAAATGGAGTTTCTGGTGGGGTAACATGTGATCTATGCAACAAAGAGCTTTGCAGCAAATATTTCTTACGAGTTCATAAGCAAAACACACATGGCTTAGTAGAAGAAGGTAGGGAAGAAGGAGAGGGAGTTGATAGGTCAGAGATAGAATCCTGTCCTCTTTGCCCTCGCTTATTTAAGAATCGGAAATGGTTGAAAACTCATTTAACAAGCGATCATGATGATATAGGCAAGGAAAAATGGCGAGAAATAGAGGCCACTATGGTACCTCGAGAGCCTGCCCAAAAGCGTGGTCCATCCTGCCGTATTTGTGGTCAGTGTTTGCCTGATTTAGTTTCTCTTCAACTTCATGTCATAAAGAATCATGGCACACACGAAAGTATTATGGAATCTGCGCAACGCACAGCAGCATCTGAGGAGGCTAAAGCACATCCTTTGCAGTGTTCATTATGTCCATTCACAACTTCTACACCAGCACTTTTGGTTGCTCATGCACATACCCATGCTCAAGGTATACCATCCCTTCCTGGAGTATTAGGACAAACCATTCCATGTCCATTATGCTCGCAAGCATTACCAAACTTCGAAGCTTATCAGCACCATTTATTGCAGCATCAACTTCAAggtcttttaaagcctctgtttgAAAGAGAAACATTACCTTCAGATTCAAACGTACAGGGACCATATGAACCTTCACTGAATAACAGTGAGTTTGTAGATGAGCAGACCCAACCAAGAAGACATAAAAAGAGGTGGCGTTGCTCGCAGTGTGGAAGAAAATTCAAATCAAGAGTATTGTGCCTAACTCATGTTCATGCCACACATAACCCAAGGGCTCGAGGAACATGGTTAGGTCGGCCAGCTGTTCAACGCAGGCTATATAAATGCAGGAAGTGTGGTGCAGTTACCAGAAGACTTACTGCACTCCGGCAGCATATAAGAGAGCAACATCGTACAGGACCTAGTGTTCCAACTAGTCATGCTACTCCAACTAAACCAAAAACTGCTGGACGGTTTGTAATGCAACCTTTCTTGTTGAATAATGAAAGTGGTGAAGATGGTGATGGCGAGGAAGGAAGAAATGATAAGCATACTCTTTCTGAATGTCAGTTTGTACCTTCCCTGGTATATCTTCCTGTAGCACGCCGTGTTCAGCATCCTCTAACTGTCTCCTTTAGCCTCACACCAGCGTGA